One Clostridium sp. CM027 genomic window carries:
- a CDS encoding RNA methyltransferase: MEHIQSKDNLLIKDIKKLKEKKYRKDSNMFLVEGFRFVEEALDSDFEVVHIFISARGDSKYENSCMKNKLQKNTKVYSVSDSLFKSICDTDNPQGIIATVRNKPVEIKYDHGFYMLADKIQDPGNMGTIIRTAHAAGALGVIITKGTVDIYNEKTLRSTMGSIFKIPVICDSDLSVVQKLRSAGFKLVTSSLDTDKNFYNVDLREKVIISVGNEGNGISAEVYEICDLKIKIPMPGGAESLNAAVAASIMMYEVVRQKNNI, from the coding sequence TTGGAACATATTCAAAGTAAGGATAATTTATTGATTAAAGATATCAAAAAGTTAAAAGAAAAGAAATATAGGAAAGACAGTAATATGTTTTTAGTTGAAGGTTTCAGATTTGTAGAAGAAGCTTTGGATTCTGATTTTGAAGTGGTGCACATTTTTATAAGTGCTAGAGGAGATTCAAAATATGAAAACTCTTGTATGAAAAACAAGCTACAGAAGAATACTAAAGTTTATAGTGTTAGTGACAGTTTATTTAAAAGTATTTGCGATACGGATAATCCGCAAGGTATTATTGCTACAGTTAGAAATAAACCGGTAGAGATTAAATATGATCATGGCTTCTATATGTTAGCTGATAAAATACAAGATCCAGGTAATATGGGAACTATAATTAGAACAGCTCATGCGGCGGGAGCACTAGGAGTTATAATTACAAAAGGAACTGTAGATATCTATAATGAAAAAACTTTAAGATCCACAATGGGTTCTATTTTTAAAATACCCGTTATTTGCGATAGTGATCTATCGGTGGTGCAAAAGCTTAGGAGCGCTGGATTTAAGCTAGTTACTAGTTCATTGGATACTGATAAAAACTTCTATAATGTAGACCTTAGAGAGAAAGTTATTATATCAGTTGGAAATGAAGGAAATGGAATAAGCGCCGAAGTTTATGAGATATGTGATTTGAAAATTAAAATTCCCATGCCTGGTGGTGCAGAATCTTTAAATGCAGCTGTAGCTGCATCAATTATGATGTATGAAGTCGTAAGACAGAAAAATAATATATGA
- the pheS gene encoding phenylalanine--tRNA ligase subunit alpha, which produces MKEKLETIKAAVLEELKGAAIKTELENIRVKYLGKKGELTQILRGMGQLSNEERPIVGKLANKVREDIETLIDKASDTLKNNEKEMKLKSEVIDISMPGKKQTVGKRHPLELTLEKVNEIFLSMGFVIEEGPEVERDYYNFEALNIPKNHPARGEQDTFYINDNIVLRTQTSPIQIRTMELQKPPIKMIAPGKVYRSDAADATHSPIFYQIEGLIVDKGITFADLKGTLELFTQKMFGDEMETKFRPHHFPFTEPSAEMDATCFVCNGKGCKVCGGSGWIELLGCGMVHPDVLRNCGIDPEVYSGFAFGFGLDRITMLKYGIDDIRALYESDMRFLKQF; this is translated from the coding sequence ATGAAAGAAAAGTTAGAAACGATAAAAGCTGCAGTTTTAGAAGAATTAAAAGGAGCTGCTATTAAAACAGAATTAGAAAATATCAGAGTTAAATATTTGGGCAAAAAAGGTGAATTGACGCAAATATTAAGAGGCATGGGACAGTTATCAAATGAAGAAAGACCAATTGTTGGAAAATTAGCAAATAAAGTAAGAGAGGATATAGAGACACTTATAGATAAAGCCTCAGATACATTAAAAAACAATGAAAAAGAAATGAAGCTAAAAAGTGAAGTTATAGATATATCTATGCCAGGGAAAAAACAAACAGTAGGTAAAAGACATCCGTTAGAGTTAACACTTGAAAAAGTTAATGAAATATTTTTATCTATGGGATTTGTTATTGAAGAGGGCCCTGAGGTAGAAAGAGATTATTATAACTTTGAGGCATTAAACATACCTAAAAATCATCCGGCAAGAGGTGAACAAGATACTTTTTACATAAATGATAATATAGTTTTAAGAACCCAAACTTCACCAATACAAATAAGAACTATGGAGCTTCAGAAACCGCCTATAAAAATGATAGCGCCAGGTAAAGTTTATAGATCCGATGCAGCAGATGCTACTCATTCACCAATATTTTATCAAATTGAAGGGCTTATAGTAGATAAGGGAATTACCTTTGCTGATTTAAAAGGGACGCTAGAATTATTTACGCAAAAAATGTTCGGGGACGAAATGGAAACAAAGTTTAGACCACATCATTTTCCTTTTACAGAGCCATCAGCTGAGATGGATGCCACTTGCTTTGTGTGCAATGGTAAAGGGTGCAAGGTTTGCGGCGGTAGCGGCTGGATAGAACTTTTAGGTTGTGGCATGGTTCATCCGGACGTTTTAAGAAATTGTGGGATTGATCCAGAAGTTTATAGCGGATTTGCTTTCGGGTTTGGCCTTGATAGAATTACAATGTTAAAATACGGAATAGACGATATTAGAGCACTTTATGAAAGTGATATGAGATTTTTAAAACAATTCTAA
- a CDS encoding TrkA family potassium uptake protein, translating to MSKKQFIVIGLGRFGESVAETLYSLGNDVLAVDFDEDVVQNISDNVTHAVQADANDENSLRALGIRNFDCAVISIGSNIQSSILATLLVKELGVKYVITKATNALHAKVLYKIGADRVVFPERDMGVRVAHNLVSSNILDYIELSPDYSIAEVISPEEWHNKTLGELNIRAQYGINVMAIKRNNDIDVAPAADNIVEPGDIIVAIGNIEELNKLENLVK from the coding sequence ATAGGTCTCGGAAGATTTGGAGAATCCGTTGCTGAAACATTATATTCTTTGGGAAATGATGTATTAGCAGTTGATTTTGATGAAGATGTAGTTCAAAATATTTCGGATAATGTAACTCATGCAGTTCAAGCTGATGCGAATGATGAAAATAGCTTAAGGGCTCTTGGAATTCGTAATTTTGATTGTGCAGTCATTAGTATAGGTTCTAATATCCAATCTAGCATTTTGGCAACACTCTTAGTTAAAGAATTAGGAGTAAAATATGTGATAACAAAAGCGACTAATGCCCTGCATGCTAAAGTATTATATAAAATAGGGGCAGACAGAGTAGTTTTTCCAGAAAGAGATATGGGTGTACGCGTTGCTCATAATTTAGTATCATCAAATATATTAGATTATATTGAATTATCTCCTGATTATAGTATAGCTGAAGTTATTAGTCCTGAAGAATGGCATAATAAAACCCTGGGAGAATTAAATATAAGAGCTCAATATGGTATAAATGTAATGGCTATAAAAAGAAACAATGATATTGATGTTGCTCCAGCAGCTGATAATATTGTTGAACCAGGTGATATTATTGTTGCAATAGGTAATATTGAAGAATTAAATAAGTTGGAAAATCTAGTTAAATAA